The window CCGGATGCTGCCGGCACACTGACGGGGGCCAAGCGGTGCTGTTCAGCCTTGGTGGGTTGGACGCCATTCGTAGATCATGGGGGCTCTTTCCATGACCTCGCTGGGCCAGGTGCGCCGGAACCGCTCCAGTCGGTCGTGACGGGATGGGGCGGCTCCGGCCCGAGTGCGGCCCACCGCCTCCTGTACCGGTCGGCACCGCCCCTCCGCCGTTCAGCCGGTGCGCCGGTCCGTGGAGACCAGCCACCGCCAGCGGTGGCGTTCCGTTACGAGGGTGGTGGCCACGAGGAGAGACACGAGCACCGCCGCATAGCCAGGCCATGCCGACCATGCGGCGATCACGGCAGCAGCGAGCTGGAGCAGCACGAGCAGGATCGTGACCGTACCGGAGACAGGAATGATCACCTGCTTCTTGTCCCCCGGAGTGGAGAAGACGGTCGGCAGTCCGATCAGTACCACCACGGCCAGGACGGCGAGCACCCATGAGTACTTGGACAAGGCCCACGGCGTGGCCACCCAGGCGACGAGTTCAGCGGTGAAGCGCAGGGCGGATGCGATGCGGTCGTCCGGTTTCTTCATATTCGCCCCCCGCGGGCCATGTCGGCCACCGGCGAAAGATGTTACGACGAATCACGCGACGCCGGGCGCTCAGCAAGCGGCTCGGCCTGCGGGCGTGAAGTGGGTCGAGCCCTGAATGGGGCTGTGAACGCGGTAGCCGTGTGTGGAGTAGGGCTCTCCGGATGTGAGGCCCCGGCGCGGGGGTGGGTTAACAGGTCGGTGGCCCTCTTCGTGGTGGCCGGTGGTCGGCGACCGCAGGGCCGGTTGGACGGGCAAGGAATCGCTTCGCGGCCTCGTGCGTTGAGGACGACGGGTACGGGATGCCGGTGGTGTGCGAGCCGAGCAGCCCCAGCGACCGAGCTGACAGATATTGGAGGGCCGTAATGGCTGCGCAGACGCAGAGGGCAGTGCTGGCCGGCGGATGCTTCTGGGGCATGGAGGAGCTGATCCGCCGGCTCCCGGGCGTGACGGCGACCCGGGTCGGATACACGGGGGGTGACGTGCCGAACGCGACGTACCGTAACCACGGCACGCACGCGGAGGCCATTGAGATCCTTTTCGACCCCGCGAAGACCGACTACCGCGCGCTCCTGGAGTTCTTCTTCCAGATCCACGACCCGAGCACCGAGAACCGCCAGGGCAACGACATCGGCCTCAGCTACCGCTCGGCGATCTACTACGTGGACGACGAGCAGAAGCGGATCGCCGAGGACACCATCGCGGATGTCGACGCCTCCGGACTGTGGCCCGGCAAGGTCGTCACCGAGGTGGAGCCGGTCGGCCCCTTCTGGGAGGCCGAGCCCGAGCACCAGGACTACCTGCAGCGTTACCCGGACGGATACACCTGCCACTTCCCGCGCCCGGGATGGCGGCTGCCCGCCCGCGCGGAGGGCTGACTGCGAGGCGGCCTGACGGAAGGCGGAGGCCGACCGGCCGAGGCTTTGCGGCGGACCGGACCGTCGTGGGCCGCGGCTGGCCATCCGTCCGCGACATGGATGACGACCTTGCCACGCCGGTGCTTCC of the Streptomyces sp. NBC_01788 genome contains:
- the msrA gene encoding peptide-methionine (S)-S-oxide reductase MsrA; this translates as MAAQTQRAVLAGGCFWGMEELIRRLPGVTATRVGYTGGDVPNATYRNHGTHAEAIEILFDPAKTDYRALLEFFFQIHDPSTENRQGNDIGLSYRSAIYYVDDEQKRIAEDTIADVDASGLWPGKVVTEVEPVGPFWEAEPEHQDYLQRYPDGYTCHFPRPGWRLPARAEG